Proteins encoded by one window of Cannabis sativa cultivar Pink pepper isolate KNU-18-1 chromosome 4, ASM2916894v1, whole genome shotgun sequence:
- the LOC115714162 gene encoding adagio protein 3: MAKKGVGGGGGGGGGGGGGDEEDEENGSSGKRIKLAKAEEPQQQSLDFGENYDDDDDDEDDEDEFCSELPLRAEILFYPMTTPTSFVVSDALEPDFPIIYVNKVFEIFTGYRADEVLGRNCRFLQYRDPRAQRRHPLVDPVVVSEIRRCLVEGIEFQGELLNFRKDGTPLVNRLRLAPIHDDDGIVTHVIGIQVFAEAKIDLNRLSYPVFKETCSQQFNQSGKYPCITGESPINQEQQICGILQLSDEVLAHNILSRLTPRDVASIGSVCRRIRQLTKNEHVRKMVCQNAWGREVTGTLELMTKKLGWGRLARELTTLEAVCWRKFTVGGAVEPSRCNFSACAAGNRLVLFGGEGVNMQPMDDTFVLNLDAANPEWRRVSVGSSPPGRWGHTLSCLNGSWLVVFGGCGRQGLLNDVFVLDLDAKQPTWTEVFGGTPPLPRSWHSSCTIEGSKLVVSGGCTDAGVLLSDTYLLDLTTDKPTWREIPTSWAPPSRLGHSLSVYGRTKILMFGGLAKSGNLRLRSGEAYTIDLEDDEPRWRLLECSAFTGVGSQSAVVPPPRLDHVAVSMPCGRIIIFGGSIAGLHSPSQLFLLDPSEEKPSWRILNVPGQQPPKFAWGHSTCVVGGTRVLVLGGHTGEEWILNELHELCLASRQD, from the exons ATGGCTAAAAAAGGAgtcggtggtggtggtggtggtggaggcGGTGGTGGCGGTGGAGATGAGGAAGATGAGGAGAACGGTAGCTCAGGTAAGAGAATAAAATTGGCCAAGGCTGAAGAACCACAACAACAAAGTCTTGATTTTGGAGAGaactatgatgatgatgatgatgatgaagatgatgaggATGAGTTTTGTAGCGAGCTTCCATTAAGAGCAGAGATCTTGTTCTATCCAATGACGACGCCTACTTCGTTCGTTGTCTCCGATGCTCTAGAGCCCGATTTCCCCATTATTTACGTTAATAAGGTTTTTGAGATCTTCACCGGTTACCGCGCCGACGAGGTCCTAGGTCGAAACTG TCGGTTCTTACAATATAGGGACCCTCGTGCTCAAAGGCGGCACCCTCTGGTtgatcctgttgttgtttctgagattAGAAGATGTCTTGTGGAAGGAATTGAATTCCAGGGTGAGCTCCTTAATTTCAGGAAGGATGGCACACCCCTAGTTAATAGACTAAGACTTGCACCTATACATGATGACGACGGAATCGTGACACATGTGATAGGTATTCAGGTTTTTGCAGAAGCGAAAATAGATCTGAACCGCCTATCATATCCAGTTTTCAAAGAAACTTGTAGTCAGCAGTTTAATCAGTCAGGGAAGTATCCTTGTATTACTGGAGAATCACCAATCAACCAAGAACAACAAATCTGTGGTATTCTTCAGCTTTCAGATGAAGTCTTAGCTCACAATATATTGTCTCGTTTGACACCAAGGGATGTTGCATCCATTGGTTCTGTCTGCAGAAGGATTCGTCAGCTCACGAAAAATGAGCATGTGAGGAAGATGGTATGTCAAAATGCATGGGGGAGAGAGGTCACTGGTACATTGGAACTGATGACAAAGAAATTAGGATGGGGGCGCCTTGCTCGGGAATTGACAACTCTTGAGGCTGTATGTTGGAGAAAATTTACAGTTGGAGGTGCAGTAGAGCCGTCACGATGTAATTTCAGTGCTTGTGCTGCTGGCAATCGGCTTGTATTGTTTGGAGGTGAAGGAGTTAATATGCAGCCAATGGATGACACATTTGTTCTCAATCTTGATGCTGCAAATCCAGAATGGCGTCGAGTGAGTGTAGGATCATCCCCACCAGGTCGTTGGGGTCACACTCTCTCGTGTTTGAATGGTTCCTGGTTAGTAGTCTTTGGAGGATGCGGGCGTCAGGGATTGCTCAATGATGTCTTTGTTCTCGACTTGGATGCCAAACAGCCAACATGGACAGAAGTTTTCGGTGGAACTCCCCCTCTTCCGAGATCCTGGCATAGTTCTTGCACGATTGAAGGTTCAAAATTAGTTGTTTCAGGTGGATGCACAGATGCTGGAGTACTTCTAAGCGATACATACTTGTTGGATCTCACTACGGACAAGCCTACATGGAGAGAAATTCCAACTTCATGGGCACCTCCATCTCGGTTAGGGCACTCACTTTCAGTTTATGGGCGAACGAAAATTCTTATGTTCGGTGGTCTAGCCAAGAGTGGGAACCTAAGATTGCGATCTGGAGAGGCATACACCATTGATTTAGAAGATGACGAGCCCCGGTGGAGATTACTGGAATGTAGTGCATTTACCGGTGTTGGCAGCCAAAGTGCTGTTGTTCCTCCTCCTAGACTAGATCATGTTGCTGTGAGCATGCCTTGTGGAAGGATCATCATCTTCGGTGGATCCATTGCCGGGCTTCACTCACCTTCGCAACTCTTCCTTTTGGATCCTTCCGAGGAAAAACCATCATGGAGGATTCTTAATGTTCCAGGACAACAACCGCCGAAATTTGCTTGGGGTCATAGCACTTGTGTGGTTGGAGGGACAAGGGTCCTAGTATTGGGCGGCCACACGGGTGAGGAGTGGATACTCAACGAATTGCATGAGC
- the LOC115712401 gene encoding uncharacterized protein LOC115712401, producing MLTHLGNWISSPTTTPLLVPCVFSGRAIAIASGTSSINTKFREVINSTKLYASARRRVQRFNEDDDDDEEEEEYGYHEEIAMLELYSQNVRDEALLLQILLDGQEIQILIFKGFSSCLSYSTSADPSKSIVPARAVIKSIDRIKGPFDPSNIHYIQKALSWQQFKTTLLSKYQNT from the exons ATGTTAACTCATTTGGGAAATTGGATTTCAAGTCCAACAACAACCCCTTTGTTAGTGCCCTGTGTTTTTTCAGGTAGAGCCATAGCCATAGCCAGTGGCACTAGTAGTATTAATACAAAGTTTAGAGAAGTAATAAATAGTACTAAGCTTTATGCTTCTGCCAGAAGAAGAGTACAGAGATTtaatgaagatgatgatgatgatgaagaagaagaagaatatggTTATCATGAAGAAATTGCAATGTTGGAATTGTATAGTCAAAATGTTAGAGATGAAGCACTTCTTCTACAAATTTTGCTCGATGGCCAAGAAATCCAAATCCTTATCTTTAAG GGATTCTCTTCATGCTTAAGCTACAGTACATCAGCAGACCCATCAAAGAGCATAGTTCCAGCCAGAGCTGTGATAAAGTCCATAGACAGAATTAAAGGTCCTTTTGACCCATCTAATATTCACTACATTCAAAAAGCCCTATCATGGCAACAATTTAAGACCACTCTCCTATCCAAATATCAAAATACCTAA
- the LOC115714908 gene encoding uncharacterized protein LOC115714908, with product MVNAGNLNSLLTIQSTTTTTTTTTASSFLFFPHKTHLNHFLSNWKNPSSPFSNGLCYFSTHLKFSSVNGRRRTGSRLFSSKKKQGKQGVEFLEMEGFDDDDDDDIDINDEEEEDDDGSIILPLEKMNKWLENKPRGFGVEKVYDTSIEDKLLEELEQARVAQAANLNKLKKDTNPNSDLKKDEEQKKKGNNEIPPNGIRVRVSNLPKKKNVHRDLSSAFKGVPGMICINAMVSGNKKTRDPICKGFAFVDFKSQGDAIRFVQLFSKQNVSFGKVQKQIKCEIINSKTSDSSLTQSSSNTYGVPPLKVKAESLGEVQIADSDTDTNDSSPNEWEKSSYVETEDVGNELLMSELEDGMENLNLVNALENNSSDKFEEGTESESRTDDNSVSSEVETIRALEKKLLAKLGKEGKAGPKKKLAAKAKGEKASKKKQVVKTKEAIPGSAKRLKVREKAVLNDVISKYTQKSSIDSKEKSLVSGM from the exons ATGGTTAATGCCGGAAATTTGAATTCTCTTCTCACAATTCAgagtactactactactaccacCACTACCACAGCTTCTTCTTTCTTGTTCTTCCCACACAAAACTCACCTGAACCATTTCCTTTCAAACTGGAAGAATCCCTCTTCACCTTTTTCAAATGGGCTGTGTTATTTCTCTACCCATCTGAAGTTTTCATCTGTTAATGGCCGGAGACGAACTGGGTCGAGACTATTTTCATCGAAGAAGAAGCAGGGTAAGCAAGGAGTCGAGTTCTTGGAAATGGAAGgttttgatgatgatgatgatgatgatattgatattaatgatgaagaagaagaagatgatgatggaAGCATTATATTGCCATTGGAGAAGATGAACAAGTGGTTGGAGAATAAGCCACGTGGGTTTGGTGTTGAGAAGGTTTATGATACTTCCATTGAAGATAAATTGCTTGAGGAATTGGAGCAAGCTAGAGTGGCTCAGGCTGCTAATTTGAATAAGCTCAAGAAGGATACAAACCCAAATTCTGATTTGAAGAAAGATGAAGAACAGAAGAAGAAAG GTAATAATGAGATTCCTCCAAATGGAATTAGAGTGAGGGTTTCTAACCTTCCTAAAAAGAAGAATGTTCATAGAGATTTGAGTTCTGCTTTTAAGGGGGTTCCTGGTATGATTTGTATAAATGCTATGGTTTCTGGAAACAAGAAGACTAGAGACCCTATTTGCAAGGGATTTGCTTTTGTTGATTTCAAGTCTCAAGGAGATGCTATTAG GTTTGTACAATTGTTTTCAAAACAAAATGTAAGTTTTGGCAAAGTTCAGAAGCAAATAAAATGTGAGATAATAAACTCGAAAACATCAGATTCTTCTCTTACACAATCTTCTAGCAACACTTATGGTGTTCCTCCACTTAAAGTTAAGGCTGAAAGTTTGGGAGAGGTCCAAATTGCAGATTCTGATACCGATACAAATGACTCTTCCCCGAATGAATGGGAGAAGAGTTCTTATGTTGAAACCGAAGATGTTGGCAACGAGCTTCTTATGTCAGAATTGGAAGATGGTATGGAGAATTTGAACTTGGTTAATGCTTTAGAGAACAATTCTAGTGATAAGTTTGAAGAAGGAACGGAATCTGAGTCCCGAACTGATGACAATTCAGTTTCTTCAGAAGTGGAAACAATTCGAGCACTTGAGAAAAAACTACTTGCTAAACTAGGGAAAGAAGGGAAGGCTGGTCCTAAGAAAAAACTAGCTGCAAAAGCTAAAGGAGAAAAAGCTTCTAAGAAAAAACAGGTTGTGAAAACAAAAGAAGCCATTCCAGGATCTGCCAAGAG GCTTAAGGTCAGGGAAAAGGCTGTGCTTAATGATGTGATATCTAAATATACACAAAAATCTTCCATTGATTCAAAGGAAAAGAGCTTAGTTAGTGGAATGTGA